CTTGATAGATAATCTATTAGAAAGAAAGAACCATAACTTCACagataattcaaataaaaaaactaaggtGATGTCAGAAATATCACCTTTGCCACTGTATTACCATTTTGCTAGGGAATCATTTCAAGACACCTCTTCATAAAACACTGGAGGAATCTCACATAAGCTGATGGACGCAAGAAATGTTTGTCAGCATTCTTATGCAGTATGCAACCAGCTAGTTGAAAAGGACATAACTGACAATTaatcaaggttttttttttttttttttgaattttaaaactgaCTGTATTTGGGAAAGGTTCTATAGAAGACTGTCATTCATATCTTCTAAGTCGACCTAGGAAGTTTTCCTCTAAAGAGTCTTCTCATAAAATCATGGATCATGAAGTATGTTGTGCATTTTTTTACTTGTATAGATTTCATTGTCTGTGGTCTTCTCTCTGCTTTCTTTCCCCTAAATTACTCTCCATTTACTAAGTCCACATATCTCTTGGTTTTGCAGATGCTGATTCTAAAGATCCCCGTAAGTTCAACTGCTACTTTGATGCCTTTCATCTGTACACAGAATGATATGGtccaaaatttgtattttaatgaaACTTTTTTGAAAGTATCTGAAGAAACTAACCTTTTCAGAATGCTTACCCTTCATTTTAAGTGTTTGGTAGATAAGGAAAATTGTTTGGAAGGAAGGGGAAATTTTCTGAGATCCTAAAGGACCAGCAACCTAAATTAATCTACCAATTTTCTGATGTTAGGAATGAATTTTCTCTAGTTCAATTAACATCTCCTTGTTAATCATATATTTACCAAGTTTTCGTTTGATAAACTGAAGAAAAATACTGAATgtgtattattaaaattttatgtatgtCACTGAAAATTAAATGctgaatatatttatattattcggCAAGTGTAAATactgaaatttgaaaagtatttatttcatgattttaacTTCTTTCATGCAACATTTTATATTAGTCTGGATGGTTCTAGATAAAACTTAAAAGGgtactttaaatatattatttttggtaaaacaATTCCACTTTAAGTGATAAATAGCTCTCTATTTACTTATCTCATTCAGCATTTTTATGGAAATTCtctattaagtaaattttaatagaGTTGGAATTTTTTCCCCAGAGTGTAGCAGCTGAACTGGTGATTGAACGAGGGGATGCTTCTGGGTTGCGATGTGAAAATGTCTTTTTACCTAATGAATGCAGCCCTTTGAACTTTTCAAGCTCCAATGTTGAAAGACTAAAGTCTGGCCTTGAAGAATATGTTTTGAAGCACAGAAATAGCTTAAACAATAAATGTGATTCTTGCTTCTGCAgtaggtaaaaatataagctgaATACCCTGTATTCTGTTTTCAAGCTACTGCACATCTTTTGATTTTAGGACTGGCAAAAACTTTTTGAAGTGCTGTGATTGAACTATTGATTTAGATATACTTAACGCAAAAGAGATTTGGGTTCATAAAATTAGGAGCCTTGACTCAACCAAACAACTTGAGATTTGCATATTTTACCTTTCACCAAAATTTGAAGGTTATTTATATAAGAAGGATTTGAAGGTTATTTTTACAACCAGTAATTGTATTCATACATTCCGTGCCAAACTTGGATACTTATTAGTTCTTACTAGTTCCGGTGCTCATAAGTCTTCCCCTCTCAATAACTTACTCATGATAGTTGTATCTATTATAACCTATAAACATTAATTAGATCAGGTGTGATGCATCGGAGTACTTTCCTCTCTTTTGTTGCAATATCTAATGGAGCATTATTCTTTCCAAATGCTTCAAGAAGGGAAGATGAGCAACTTCATTTgacatcattaaaaaatttcatactTTCACCTAAACTATTCTGCCAGGTCTTTTAATCTCTTTAGATATCCTGCCATGGATTACGTGCATGCATCTTGATCTATTCTACTTCAGCTTTAGAAGAATGTTGTTTAGTTCTTCTTACTCGATCCATCAAAAATGAAGGGAATAAGTCTGAATTCTATTTGATGTTGTTGCTCTTACTTGCATAattctatttattaattttaatgtgttaATTGTCTAACCTTATATTCCAATGTAGATTTcctttatgaaatttatatgatttaCTGCTCAGTCATGTTGCTATAGACATCCGAGGAGTAAGTAAACTACGGCTACATGTTTTCAATCCCTTTAACAAGCATAACTTCCTTCTAGGGAGAAACTTAAGATCAGTAGTGGAGTAGCATGCAGCATGGAAAGCCATAGGAGTCCCGGACTAATTGTGGAAGCAGTAATTGCAATAAGTGAACTTTCGGAATCTCTTTGCTTCAGGTCATCCGGCAACAAAACAGAGGTTCTTATCTACAGTGCGCctaaataattcaaagaaagaacctttttttttctctcttcatttgCATCAACTTGTTGGTACAATGTAATCAATTTTGTCTCTGAATTTGTTTGATAAAGTTGACTTGGCTGATAACATCGTTTTCCAGGTTTTGCATTTTAAAGATTTCTCACCAAGTTCAGTATCCATTGCATCCCTCAATGCTTTGACTAGCATTGACTGGAGAAGGTATGGGTTAACGTTGGTGAGTGCTGTGGATCAAGTTGACCATGCACTGATAGAGTGGGAAAGTTTACCCCCTTATCTTCATATAGATATGGTGATACACTGCTATCATAAACAATATCCAACACCATGTTCTACTATTCAAGTTCTTGACCTTTGCCCCATATTTCTTGTCTCTCAAATGttgtatgttaaatatattCCTTGACTTTATCAAGGTCATAACATATCcaggaaaatataaatatcaaccTGACCGGCATCTTATTAAAAAGGGTGTGAAACTTGCCTTGGATGATTTGAAGGAGAAACACACCGGACTTCTTCTTAGTGCACATGCCGTGAAGGTAAGCATCTACTTTCGAAGTTTCAAATGCGTATTATCATGGAACAGAGGTAGCTTAATGCTTGGATTAACTTGGCTTAACTTCTTATCTAATCTGTAAACCTTATATATAACCAATGTTCCATGATCATTTAATTCTTATAGAGGATTTACCTTTGTGCTTGGGCATCAGTAGGCCTTCAAATCTTTCTCTCCTCTCAAGTTTGCTTTCCGTTTCTAAGTTGGCATTGATTCTCTCTTTTAACGTACAATTTCTGAAATGTTCATTTAGATAGGAAACGTAATGCGAAATGGGCTGTGTTGAATATATGTTTATTAGTTAGCTATGTCGtcgtcatcatcatcttcatcaatAATATCATCACGTCTTTTTTCCCTGTTTCTTCTTGACTTTCATGGTTTTATGGCCCGGTTCTTATGactaaattttgtgaaaagtAGATCAAGTAATTGTTCACGTATATAACTTGTAGTCATAAACTTCAGATTTGCAGTTATGCCCCAGACCTTGCAAGCTCAATTGCTGGCATCATCTTGTCATCTAATGATCTGAAGTTCCGAAGCAAATGCTCCTCACTTCTTGAACTATCGCAGTCTCAAGAGATCGGAAAGCAAACCGTTGAAGATCGTATCAAGGAAAAGATAATCTCAGTCATAGAGACAAACGATAGGAAGCCAGAGAAAATCAAAGAGGCTGcaccttttctttttgaagatgaCCGTCCCCAGGACCTCGACCCAGCCGACTTATATTTGGAGGAACATGCAGGAGGTGACAACGTTTTTAGTTTCCCAGATTGATTGATATGTTATACTTTATCCTCATGCAATTAACCAATTCCATCCAGGTTCGGGATGATAAAAAGGACCTGCATGCTTTGCATAAGGCAAAGTATCAGTCCTTACATTGTGAGTAATAGTTAATACATCTCTCTTCACTATCTGTTTTGAGTAGCATTGCTAATTATCTCAGTATGATGAGGGAACTTTACAAGCATTCAAAAGATTGGAAAAACGAATTCATATTCACCATAAAAACCTTTTCAgtgagttttcttttttagagACGACATTATTGGAAAGAACAGCCACGAACACCAAACATAGACCATGAAACGagcataaaaataccaaaaaagatATTCATCTTAAAGACCTCATATTTTTGTCTTATACACCAAAAGCACTTGGTTATAATGTTCTTCAAGTGCTATGATATTCTCCCATCTATCTACTCTTTCTTTCTGTAATACCATCGTCATTCACATGAAAATGAACTTCAAGTGTTTCCCCATCAAAGAAAAACACTCCGTACATGTAAAAAGATTATACTGcaacccaaaaatattaaaactgtAACATGATCCAAGAACCAGTGAGCTATGTATGAAGTAGGTTTAGGGAAAATTATCCAACTACGGATGAATAGATGCTATGTCCAATTAAAGTGGAACTGACTCATCGATGTGCTTTAAAATCCCACCCAGTCCCCTGCTCTGGCTCCAAGTTCTAGCATCAAGCAGCAGGAACCTTTTTTCCATCCTCAATGAAGAAAATGGCAGTTTCAGGTACCTGAAAGGAAACAACAAAGAATGGTAATGCTGTCTTTTCCGAACATGATGATTTTAATATCAACATGAAAACATATTAGTAACGCATCATAAGAAGACTCCAAAGGATGGTAATGCCATCTTTTCCAGCAAGGAGGCATGCATTAAATTTATCAGGGTGTACGAATAGTCAAATATAAAACATACAACcaaacaaatataatcaaatttcatcAAGTTTTAGCATTAGCAATGAACAATAAAACCTCACTTTCAAGGTAATAAAGAAACATAACTCAGAATTGGAGAGTTTCATGTTGAAATGTATTTCCATGTGTAAGACCGGAGTAATGTCTTTTCTAATAGTAAaggcaaagaaaataaaaaaaacattgttcCATATTTCTCATATGAAGCATTTTCATATTGAATGAAATGTAAAGTGAGATTATTGAAAACATTACAGCAGGCCAGGTCTCTGTAATATATTCCACAATATCATACGATATGTCTCCTTGAACATCAATTTGCTCCTTGTCAGTTGGTCCCTAAAGGAAAACAATCATTGAAAAGCTTGTAAGAAACAAAGGAACCTATAATGGAATGAAAAAACTACAAGTAAAGATGACTTTGACGCACCTTAACAACTGATGCACCGGTGGCAAATTTCTTCCCAAGCTTTTTCGAAGCATCACTAAGCTTAATTCCTGAAAAACAACTCCT
This genomic stretch from Gossypium raimondii isolate GPD5lz chromosome 6, ASM2569854v1, whole genome shotgun sequence harbors:
- the LOC105773366 gene encoding type 2 DNA topoisomerase 6 subunit B-like isoform X2, coding for MDISSVQKLCIHLISSAVQRCRLSEDLCRLSVVLKSSPPIIRVSISDTGTGSCLEEFQDLKCNREGIGTEKWDGLLSIKTTSISDNKIYHYHLNLRGSVSARRLTRLPSIPKNDAKFSGTEVCLSISETIDALLKDIKHYFQKMLILKIPSVAAELVIERGDASGLRCENVFLPNECSPLNFSSSNVERLKSGLEEYVLKHRNSLNNKCDSCFCSREKLKISSGVACSMESHRSPGLIVEAVIAISELSESLCFRSSGNKTEVLHFKDFSPSSVSIASLNALTSIDWRRYGLTLVSAVDQVDHALIEWESLPPYLHIDMVIHCYHKQYPGKYKYQPDRHLIKKGVKLALDDLKEKHTGLLLSAHAVKICSYAPDLASSIAGIILSSNDLKFRSKCSSLLELSQSQEIGKQTVEDRIKEKIISVIETNDRKPEKIKEAAPFLFEDDRPQDLDPADLYLEEHAGGDNVFSFPD
- the LOC105773366 gene encoding type 2 DNA topoisomerase 6 subunit B-like isoform X1, which gives rise to MDISSVQKLCIHLISSAVQRCRLSEDLCRLSVVLKSSPPIIRVSISDTGTGSCLEEFQDLKCNREGIGTEKWDGLLSIKTTSISDNKIYHYHLNLRGSVSARRLTRLPSIPKNDAKFSGTEVCLSISETIDALLKDIKHYFQKMLILKIPSVAAELVIERGDASGLRCENVFLPNECSPLNFSSSNVERLKSGLEEYVLKHRNSLNNKCDSCFCSREKLKISSGVACSMESHRSPGLIVEAVIAISELSESLCFRSSGNKTEVLHFKDFSPSSVSIASLNALTSIDWRRYGLTLVSAVDQVDHALIEWESLPPYLHIDMVIHCYHKQVITYPGKYKYQPDRHLIKKGVKLALDDLKEKHTGLLLSAHAVKICSYAPDLASSIAGIILSSNDLKFRSKCSSLLELSQSQEIGKQTVEDRIKEKIISVIETNDRKPEKIKEAAPFLFEDDRPQDLDPADLYLEEHAGGDNVFSFPD
- the LOC105773366 gene encoding type 2 DNA topoisomerase 6 subunit B-like isoform X3, which codes for MDISSVQKLCIHLISSAVQRCRLSEDLCRLSVVLKSSPPIIRVSISDTGTGSCLEEFQDLKCNREGIGTEKWDGLLSIKTTSISDNKIYHYHLNLRGSVSARRLTRLPSIPKNDAKFSGTEVCLSISETIDALLKDIKHYFQKMLILKIPSVAAELVIERGDASGLRCENVFLPNECSPLNFSSSNVERLKSGLEEYVLKHRNSLNNKCDSCFCSREKLKISSGVACSMESHRSPGLIVEAVIAISELSESLCFRSSGNKTEVLHFKDFSPSSVITYPGKYKYQPDRHLIKKGVKLALDDLKEKHTGLLLSAHAVKICSYAPDLASSIAGIILSSNDLKFRSKCSSLLELSQSQEIGKQTVEDRIKEKIISVIETNDRKPEKIKEAAPFLFEDDRPQDLDPADLYLEEHAGGDNVFSFPD